The proteins below are encoded in one region of Prevotella melaninogenica ATCC 25845:
- a CDS encoding putative quinol monooxygenase, with protein MIRLNAFFKVKAGVTTAQVKALTDELVELSRKDEGNKGYDLFESTTQPGVFLFCETWADKACLTRHARSEHFTRIVPELEKLTDGGLSIEQFER; from the coding sequence ATGATTAGATTAAATGCTTTTTTCAAGGTAAAGGCTGGTGTAACAACTGCCCAAGTGAAAGCTCTTACAGATGAATTAGTAGAACTTTCACGTAAAGATGAAGGAAATAAGGGTTACGATTTGTTTGAGAGCACAACCCAACCAGGTGTCTTCCTTTTCTGTGAAACATGGGCGGACAAGGCTTGTTTGACTCGTCATGCTCGTTCAGAACATTTCACTCGTATTGTTCCTGAATTAGAAAAGTTGACAGATGGTGGCTTAAGCATTGAGCAGTTTGAGCGCTAA
- the mutL gene encoding DNA mismatch repair endonuclease MutL, protein MSDIIQLLPDSVANQIAAGEVIQRPASVIKELVENAIDAGATHIDVLVVDAGRTSIQVIDDGKGMSETDARLSFERHATSKIRKADDLFSLRTMGFRGEALASIAAVAQIELKTRMESEDLGTHLSIAGSRFTGQEPCSCPVGSNFLVENLFFNVPARRKFLKSNTTELNNIITAFERIVLVYPQISFTLHSNGTELFNLRACSYRQRIVEVFGKRLNQDLLPIDVDTSLCHIHGFVGKPESARKKAPHQYFFVNDRYMKHPYFHKAVITAFDRLIPQGEQVPYFLYFDVPAENIDVNIHPTKTEIKFENEQAIWQILLAAVKEAVGRFNDIPAIDFDTEGKPDIPVFNPNVGMSAPKVDFNPAYNPFKQTSQPAKSSVPDGWEELYADLGSGGEIRQSKLFKQREDEMISSSLGTVSDTVEEGTIIPSAATQSAAESLIEDKAPSHYQYKGCYIMTAVKSGLMIIDQHRAHIRILYEEYLHQLSEHKVHSQKVLFPEMVQFSVSDQVVLDQILPEMAEMGFQLDSLGGGSYAVNGVPAGIEGLNVVALINDMVASAMESGTSAKEEIDQALALSLARNAAIPQGQVLSSMEMDNIVNELFACSNVNYTPSGEPVIAIMKQQDIEHLFDS, encoded by the coding sequence CACTTCTATTCAGGTAATCGATGATGGAAAGGGTATGTCAGAGACGGATGCACGCCTTTCATTCGAACGTCATGCCACTTCTAAGATTCGTAAGGCTGACGACCTCTTCTCTCTTCGTACGATGGGTTTCCGTGGAGAGGCACTGGCTTCTATTGCTGCGGTGGCTCAGATAGAGTTAAAGACTCGTATGGAGAGCGAGGATTTGGGTACACACCTGTCTATTGCTGGCAGTCGTTTTACGGGTCAGGAGCCTTGCTCTTGTCCTGTGGGAAGTAATTTCTTGGTAGAGAATCTTTTCTTCAATGTACCTGCTCGCCGCAAGTTTTTAAAGTCGAATACTACCGAACTCAATAATATCATTACTGCTTTTGAGCGCATCGTGTTGGTCTATCCACAGATATCCTTCACACTGCACAGCAATGGTACAGAACTTTTCAATTTGCGTGCTTGTAGCTATCGTCAGCGAATTGTGGAGGTTTTTGGTAAGCGTCTCAATCAGGATCTTCTGCCGATAGATGTCGACACGAGTCTTTGTCATATCCATGGCTTTGTTGGTAAGCCAGAGTCTGCACGTAAGAAAGCACCTCATCAGTATTTCTTTGTCAACGATCGCTATATGAAACATCCTTATTTTCATAAGGCAGTCATCACGGCTTTTGACCGACTTATCCCACAAGGAGAGCAAGTTCCTTACTTTCTTTATTTCGATGTACCAGCAGAGAATATCGATGTGAATATTCATCCGACAAAGACTGAGATAAAGTTTGAGAACGAACAGGCTATTTGGCAGATTCTACTTGCAGCTGTAAAGGAGGCTGTAGGACGCTTTAATGATATTCCTGCTATTGACTTTGATACGGAGGGGAAACCTGATATTCCTGTGTTCAATCCCAATGTCGGAATGTCCGCACCAAAGGTAGACTTCAATCCTGCCTATAACCCTTTCAAACAGACATCTCAACCTGCTAAGTCTTCAGTTCCAGATGGATGGGAAGAACTCTATGCTGACTTAGGGTCTGGTGGTGAAATCCGTCAGTCAAAACTTTTTAAACAGCGTGAGGATGAGATGATAAGCAGTAGTTTGGGTACTGTAAGCGATACTGTTGAGGAAGGAACAATTATCCCTTCGGCAGCTACACAGTCCGCAGCAGAGTCGTTGATAGAAGACAAGGCACCCTCTCATTATCAGTATAAGGGCTGTTATATCATGACAGCTGTGAAGTCTGGACTTATGATTATTGACCAGCATCGTGCGCATATTCGTATTCTCTATGAGGAGTATTTGCACCAGTTGTCTGAACATAAAGTACATTCTCAGAAAGTACTCTTCCCAGAGATGGTTCAGTTCTCCGTCTCTGACCAAGTGGTTCTCGATCAGATTCTGCCTGAAATGGCTGAGATGGGTTTCCAACTTGATAGTCTTGGTGGTGGTAGTTATGCTGTTAATGGAGTTCCTGCAGGTATAGAAGGACTGAATGTCGTTGCGCTTATCAATGACATGGTAGCTTCGGCAATGGAGAGCGGAACGAGTGCGAAGGAAGAAATCGACCAAGCACTGGCATTGAGTCTTGCACGTAATGCAGCCATACCGCAAGGTCAGGTACTAAGTAGTATGGAGATGGATAATATTGTCAACGAACTCTTTGCTTGTAGTAATGTCAATTACACTCCTTCTGGCGAACCAGTAATTGCGATAATGAAGCAGCAGGATATTGAACATCTTTTTGATAGTTGA
- a CDS encoding FMN-binding protein has product MLKKQFVSVAAVAVLTTGVAFAAVQQDKVMYKQADGTYVVNTTSLCSNVKGFKGATPVEVYIKNNKVIKVEALPNREGPKFYDKVKQGLFPKFNGMKLSKAAKAESLDGVTGATYTSRAVKENIAAAVAYYKKNK; this is encoded by the coding sequence ATGTTAAAAAAACAATTCGTATCAGTAGCAGCCGTAGCAGTACTAACTACAGGAGTTGCTTTTGCTGCAGTGCAGCAGGATAAGGTAATGTATAAGCAGGCAGATGGCACCTACGTTGTCAATACGACCAGCCTCTGTTCAAATGTAAAGGGATTTAAGGGTGCAACACCAGTAGAGGTTTATATTAAGAATAATAAGGTTATCAAGGTTGAGGCTTTGCCTAATCGTGAAGGTCCTAAGTTTTATGATAAGGTGAAGCAGGGGTTATTTCCAAAGTTTAATGGCATGAAACTGTCAAAAGCAGCTAAGGCTGAGAGTCTTGATGGTGTGACCGGAGCTACCTATACATCACGTGCTGTGAAGGAGAATATAGCTGCTGCTGTAGCTTACTATAAGAAGAATAAGTAA
- the lipA gene encoding lipoyl synthase, whose amino-acid sequence MKYILLPKPDTIHQLPFYFAVEEYVARHYTDDDYFMGWRVNPTVMLGRNQLIDNEVNTDYCKEHKIDIFRRKSGGGCIYADKGCIQFSYISCAVNANEAFADYMQRMADLLKGLKIDAQLSGRNDILINGTKVSGCAFYQLSNRSVLHNSLLFDTQLDHLSNALTPAKEKLQSKGVASVRQRVTNVATYIQLDILAFMDYVRQEMCGTEVLELTEEDMKGVAEIEKELSSDDFVYGKNPKYSLVRKHRFEGVGTLEAHIELKNNIIGSINMVGDYFLLGDIDHDFLSLLKGCEFTREAVEERLENIDLSTIIRGLKLRQFLRLLFGREPHVMKPKWLKIDLTSKKSTGETAGILAKHHMNTICTSGLCPNRSECWMARTATLMIGGDICTRKCRFCNTLSGRPRLLNPDEPRRVAESVKALKLRYAVITSVDRDDLPDYGAAHWIKTIEEIRRLNPDTKIELLIPDFMGKADLIRQVMATHPHVAGHNMETVRRLTPSVRSVARYERSLEVLREIANCGITAKTGFMLGLGETHDEILETMDDILSTGCQRLTLGQYLQPTAEHLPVKAYITPEMFAEYKRIALEKGFKHVVSGPLVRSSYHAAEGV is encoded by the coding sequence ATGAAATATATACTACTACCTAAACCAGATACTATTCATCAACTCCCCTTCTACTTTGCAGTAGAAGAATATGTAGCACGGCATTATACCGATGACGACTACTTTATGGGCTGGCGTGTGAACCCTACAGTTATGTTAGGACGCAATCAGTTGATTGACAATGAGGTTAATACCGACTACTGCAAAGAACACAAGATTGATATTTTCAGACGGAAAAGTGGTGGCGGATGTATCTATGCCGACAAGGGTTGCATACAATTTTCTTATATTTCATGTGCCGTCAATGCCAACGAAGCCTTTGCTGATTATATGCAACGAATGGCAGACTTACTAAAAGGACTGAAGATTGACGCACAGTTATCGGGTCGAAATGATATTCTCATTAACGGTACAAAAGTATCGGGATGTGCTTTCTATCAACTGTCTAACCGTAGTGTTCTGCACAACTCCCTACTCTTTGACACCCAACTTGACCATCTGTCTAATGCACTCACACCTGCAAAAGAGAAACTACAAAGCAAAGGTGTAGCGTCTGTCAGACAACGAGTGACGAATGTTGCGACCTATATACAGTTAGATATCTTGGCTTTTATGGACTATGTACGACAGGAAATGTGCGGTACTGAGGTCCTCGAACTAACGGAAGAAGACATGAAAGGAGTTGCAGAGATAGAGAAAGAACTATCTTCTGACGACTTTGTTTATGGTAAAAATCCAAAATACTCCCTCGTTCGAAAGCATCGTTTTGAAGGTGTCGGAACACTTGAAGCCCATATTGAACTAAAGAATAACATCATTGGAAGTATCAATATGGTGGGTGATTACTTCCTTCTTGGCGATATCGATCATGATTTCCTCAGCCTACTTAAAGGTTGTGAGTTCACGAGAGAGGCGGTAGAAGAGAGATTGGAAAACATAGATCTATCCACTATTATCCGTGGTTTGAAGCTGCGACAGTTCCTCCGTCTGCTCTTTGGACGTGAGCCACACGTGATGAAACCAAAGTGGCTTAAGATTGACCTCACATCGAAGAAGTCGACTGGTGAGACGGCTGGTATCCTTGCCAAGCATCATATGAACACTATCTGTACGAGTGGACTCTGCCCAAATCGCTCGGAATGTTGGATGGCACGTACGGCAACTTTGATGATTGGCGGTGATATCTGTACACGAAAGTGCCGTTTCTGTAACACGTTAAGTGGCAGACCCAGACTGCTCAACCCTGACGAGCCACGTCGTGTGGCTGAGTCAGTGAAAGCTCTTAAGCTACGTTATGCCGTTATCACCTCTGTTGACCGTGACGACCTACCCGATTATGGTGCAGCCCATTGGATAAAGACCATCGAAGAGATACGCCGATTAAACCCTGACACAAAGATTGAACTGCTCATTCCTGATTTCATGGGAAAGGCTGACCTCATACGACAAGTCATGGCAACACACCCCCACGTAGCAGGACACAACATGGAGACAGTGCGTCGCCTCACGCCATCCGTACGCTCAGTGGCACGCTATGAACGCAGTTTAGAAGTGCTGAGAGAGATAGCCAACTGTGGTATCACTGCCAAGACTGGCTTCATGCTCGGCTTAGGTGAAACCCACGACGAAATCTTAGAGACAATGGACGATATTCTTTCAACAGGTTGTCAACGCCTCACACTCGGACAATATCTCCAGCCTACTGCCGAACACCTGCCCGTCAAAGCCTATATCACACCCGAAATGTTTGCTGAATATAAACGGATAGCCTTAGAGAAAGGTTTTAAGCACGTGGTTAGTGGTCCGCTTGTTCGTTCGTCTTATCACGCTGCAGAAGGGGTTTAA
- a CDS encoding OmpA family protein, with amino-acid sequence MKKLLIVLALAGVSMTGFAQDEVLTEKYSVATNSFWSNWFVQLGADWNAWYSNQEHGRDAAISPLKDFRSKPGAAFAIGKWFTPGIGLRTKIQGIWGKRVGADSNPASQLDNSNKYWIAQEQVMFNLSNLLCGYNENRVWNLIPFAGAGVGRSMSANRYAMGLSAGLQSSWRVSKGMRVYLEAGWNRYESDLDGAAYANNERRGWESHDNNLYAEIGLNFNIGKGTWKKSPDMEAINTQHQAALDALNARLQDAEEENTRLRNELANQKPVETVSESVKQLVTTPVSVFFEINQSTIASQKDLVNVQALAKYAKDNNNNLLVTGYADSATGSADYNQKLSERRATVVANELVKMGIENNKITTVGKGGVETLSPISFNRRATVQITE; translated from the coding sequence ATGAAAAAGTTATTGATAGTTTTGGCATTGGCTGGTGTGTCTATGACCGGTTTTGCCCAAGATGAGGTGCTCACTGAGAAGTATAGCGTTGCTACCAACTCGTTTTGGAGCAACTGGTTCGTACAACTTGGTGCAGACTGGAACGCATGGTATTCTAACCAAGAGCATGGGCGTGATGCAGCAATCAGTCCGTTGAAGGATTTCCGTTCAAAGCCGGGTGCAGCTTTCGCCATTGGTAAGTGGTTCACACCGGGTATCGGTCTTCGTACAAAGATACAAGGTATCTGGGGCAAGCGTGTCGGTGCTGACAGTAATCCTGCTTCTCAGCTTGATAACAGCAACAAGTATTGGATTGCGCAGGAGCAGGTAATGTTCAATCTGAGCAACCTCCTTTGCGGTTACAATGAGAACCGTGTTTGGAATCTGATTCCTTTTGCTGGTGCAGGTGTTGGTCGTTCTATGTCGGCTAACCGTTATGCAATGGGACTGAGCGCAGGTCTTCAATCTTCTTGGAGGGTGAGCAAGGGAATGCGTGTCTATCTTGAAGCTGGTTGGAACCGTTATGAAAGCGACCTTGATGGTGCTGCATATGCTAATAATGAGCGTCGTGGATGGGAGTCACATGACAATAACCTTTATGCAGAAATTGGTTTGAATTTCAATATTGGTAAGGGTACTTGGAAGAAGAGTCCAGATATGGAAGCTATCAATACACAGCATCAGGCAGCTCTCGATGCACTGAATGCACGCCTTCAGGATGCAGAGGAAGAGAATACACGTCTTCGTAATGAATTGGCAAATCAGAAGCCTGTTGAGACTGTTTCAGAGTCTGTGAAACAGTTGGTAACAACTCCTGTTTCAGTCTTCTTCGAAATCAACCAGTCTACGATTGCTTCTCAGAAAGATCTCGTAAACGTACAGGCATTGGCGAAGTATGCTAAGGATAATAATAACAATCTCCTTGTGACTGGTTATGCTGACAGCGCAACGGGTTCTGCTGATTACAACCAAAAACTGTCTGAGCGTCGTGCAACAGTAGTTGCCAACGAACTTGTTAAGATGGGTATTGAGAATAATAAGATTACGACTGTTGGTAAGGGTGGAGTAGAGACCTTGTCTCCTATCTCTTTCAACCGTCGTGCAACGGTTCAGATTACGGAATAA
- a CDS encoding aspartate-semialdehyde dehydrogenase — protein MKVAIVGASGAVGQEFLRILAERNFPMDDLVLFGSERSAGKKYTFKGKEYEVKLLQHNDDFKDVDIAFTSAGGGTSAEFAETITKYGAVMIDNSSQFRQDNDVPLVVPEINAEDALNRPRGIIANPNCTTIMMVVVLNPIDKLSHIKKIHVSSYQSASGAGAAAMAELQQQYKELVETGEVKTIEKFPHQLAYNVIPQIDKMTENDYTKEEVKMFNETRKIMHSDVRTSATCVRVSSLRSHSEAVWFETERPLSVEEIREALKAAPGVTVVDDPQNYVYPMPLESAGHDDIYVGRIRKDLADDNGNTLWLTGDQIRKGAALNAVQIAEYLIKVGDVK, from the coding sequence ATGAAAGTAGCAATTGTTGGTGCCAGTGGTGCCGTAGGTCAGGAGTTCCTGCGCATCTTAGCTGAGAGAAATTTCCCAATGGACGACCTCGTTCTCTTTGGTTCAGAGCGTTCAGCGGGTAAGAAATACACATTCAAGGGTAAGGAATACGAAGTAAAACTGCTCCAGCATAACGATGATTTCAAGGATGTAGACATCGCCTTCACAAGTGCGGGTGGTGGTACATCAGCCGAGTTTGCCGAGACCATCACAAAATATGGTGCTGTGATGATTGACAACTCAAGCCAGTTCCGTCAGGATAATGACGTGCCATTGGTTGTTCCAGAAATCAATGCTGAGGATGCTTTGAACCGTCCACGTGGCATCATTGCCAACCCTAACTGTACTACCATTATGATGGTTGTCGTATTAAATCCTATCGATAAGCTCAGCCATATCAAGAAAATACATGTCAGCAGTTATCAGAGTGCTTCTGGTGCAGGTGCTGCTGCTATGGCAGAGTTGCAACAACAGTACAAGGAACTTGTTGAGACTGGCGAAGTGAAGACCATCGAGAAGTTCCCACATCAGTTGGCATACAATGTCATTCCACAGATTGATAAGATGACAGAGAACGACTATACAAAGGAAGAGGTGAAGATGTTTAACGAGACACGTAAGATTATGCACTCTGATGTTCGCACTTCTGCTACCTGCGTTCGTGTGTCTTCTCTCCGTAGTCATTCAGAGGCAGTATGGTTCGAGACCGAGCGTCCACTCTCTGTTGAGGAGATTCGTGAGGCTTTGAAGGCTGCTCCTGGTGTTACGGTTGTTGATGATCCACAGAACTATGTCTACCCTATGCCACTCGAGAGTGCTGGTCACGATGACATCTATGTGGGTCGTATCCGTAAGGACCTTGCCGATGACAATGGTAATACACTCTGGCTCACTGGCGACCAAATCCGTAAGGGTGCTGCATTGAATGCAGTACAGATTGCGGAGTATTTGATTAAGGTTGGGGATGTAAAGTAA